The window CGGCGTGTGTGCCGTGCGGCCTTCGCTTCCGGTCCTAGTGGCGGAGACCCAGGTCCGCGATCAGCGCGCGGTAGCCCTGCAGGTCGTTCCGCTTCAGGTAGTCGAGCAGCCGGCGGCGCTGGCCGACCATCTTGAGCAGACCGCGGCGCGAGTGGTGGTCCTTCTTGTGCGCCCGGAAGTGCCCGGTCAGGTCGTTGATGCGCGCCGTGAGCAGCGCGATCTGCACCTTGGTCGATCCCCGGTCGGTCGGGTGGATCTGGTGCTTCGTGATGATGGCTTCCTGATCGAACGCCATTATCGGTCCCCTCCTGAAGAGTCTGTGCTGGTCGGGAAGTAAACCGATCCTTCGAGGTTTTCAAGACTCGTGGATCAATTTGGGCAAGCTCGTAAGATAACGGCGCCTCCCCCTTCACACAACCTCGCAGCCGTCCCTCGGACGGAGACTACGCGTCGCACATACGCTCCGCCGCCCGAGTGCCCGTCAGCCCTCGCACGGCCGTCACTCGTGCTGCAACGCGCCGGCGGGGCTGACGCGGGTCGCCCGCCACGCCGGCAGCCAGCAGCTCGCGATGGCCGCCGCGGCCACCAGGAAGGCGCTGAGCAGGAACACCGCCGCGTCCAGGGTCGAGACGGCGAAGAGCCGGCTGGCCAGCACGCGCGTCACCGCCACTGCGCCGAGCAGGCCCACTGCCACGCCGGCCCCGGCCAGCAGCGCCCCCTCGCCGATGGCGCTGCGGAACACGTCCCCCGGCTGCGCCCCCAGCGCCAGCCGGATGCCGATCTCCCGCGCCCGCCGGGCCAGCGCGTAGCTGATCACGCTGTACACGCCGGACACGGCGAGCAGCGCCGCCAGCAGGGCGAAGCCGGTGATGAGCATGCTGGTGAAGCGCTCGTCGGCCACCGAGGTGCGCACCACCTCGCGCATGGGCCGCACCTGCGACAGGGGCACGCCGGGGTCGATGCTGCGGACGGCCGCCCTGGCGCTGGCCGCGACGGAGGCGGGCGGAAGCGCCGTGCGCAGCATCACGAACATGGAGCCGTTCGGCCACTGCGAGAGCGGCCGGTAGATGGTGGGCCGGGGCGACGCGTCCAGGCGGTCGGAATGCACGTCGTCGACCACGCCCACCACCGTGAACTCCGGCCCCCCCTGGCCGAAGAGCTGGATCGTCTTGCCCACCGCGTCGCCGCGCGGCCAGAGCTGGCGCGCCATCGTCCGCCCCACCAGCCCCACCGGCGCCGACTCGGCCGCGTCGGTGGCGGCGAGCGGCCGGCCCTGCAGCAGCCGGATGCGCATGGCGCGGAAGTAGCCGGGCGTGACGATGCGGAAGTCGGCGTCCGGAAGCACCGTGCCCTCCGGGCTGCCGGGCGCGATGGGGTGGTCCTGGGCCACGTATGGGAAGTGCCAGTTCTGCGACGTGAGCGGCAGCAGCTGGATGGCGCCCGCGCCGGTCACGCCGGGCAGCGCGGCCATCCGCTCCAGCACGCGCCGGTAGTAGTCGACCTTGGCCGCCGGCGTGGGGTAGCGCGCGTCCACCAGGTCCAGCCGCATGGTCAGCACCCCGTCTACGTCGAAGCCGGGGGGGACCGACTGGAGGCGCGCCAGGCTCTTCAGCAGCAGCCCGGCGGCGATGAGGAGCACCGTGGCCGCGGCGACTTGCGTGACGACCAGCACCTGCCCCGAGCGGCGCCCGCCGCGGCCCAGCGAGCCGCGCTGCGTCTCTTCGCTGAGCGCCGTCTGCGGGTCGGCCGTGGCGGCGCGGCGGGCGGGGACCATGCCGAAGAGCACGGCCGAGACGAGGGAGACGAGGAAGCTGAAGGCCAGCACGGGACCGTTGACGGCGATCTCGGACGCGCGCTGCGTGTCTTCCGGCAGCAGCGACGGGATCGCCCGGACCGCGAGGAAGGCGAGGGCGAGGCCCAGCGCCCCGCCCGCCGCGCCCAGCAGCAGGCTCTCCGTCAGGATCTGCCGGACGAGTCGGCCTGGCGCGGCTCCCAGCGCGGTGCGCACCGCCACCTCGCGCCGCCGCTCGGAGGCGCGCGCCAGCAGCAGGTTAGCCACGTTTCCGCACGCGATGAGCAGCACCACGCCCACGGCCGCGAGCAGCACCACCAGCGTGGGCCGGGCGCGCCCCACCAGCTGCTCGTGCAGCGGCGCGGCC is drawn from Longimicrobiaceae bacterium and contains these coding sequences:
- the rpsO gene encoding 30S ribosomal protein S15 yields the protein MAFDQEAIITKHQIHPTDRGSTKVQIALLTARINDLTGHFRAHKKDHHSRRGLLKMVGQRRRLLDYLKRNDLQGYRALIADLGLRH
- a CDS encoding ABC transporter permease; protein product: MLDGLVLDLRHAVRSYAKRPGFTAAAVGMLALGIGANTAIFSVAYALVFKPLSYPEPERLVSLWPETAVDKMMAAATAERARSFEATSAYGAKDFTLAGDGDPVVVAGAQVGPRHFDVLGARALLGRTFRPGEDAPGQSHVVVLGYPLWRERFAADPGIVGRRIGIEGEQYTVVGVMPQGFQPLQPGWKMWTPLPVNRGDTNDYLNSFYLQMVGRLRPGVSPARAQAELAGLARELRKEYPNLITPEKSDGVLAAPLHEQLVGRARPTLVVLLAAVGVVLLIACGNVANLLLARASERRREVAVRTALGAAPGRLVRQILTESLLLGAAGGALGLALAFLAVRAIPSLLPEDTQRASEIAVNGPVLAFSFLVSLVSAVLFGMVPARRAATADPQTALSEETQRGSLGRGGRRSGQVLVVTQVAAATVLLIAAGLLLKSLARLQSVPPGFDVDGVLTMRLDLVDARYPTPAAKVDYYRRVLERMAALPGVTGAGAIQLLPLTSQNWHFPYVAQDHPIAPGSPEGTVLPDADFRIVTPGYFRAMRIRLLQGRPLAATDAAESAPVGLVGRTMARQLWPRGDAVGKTIQLFGQGGPEFTVVGVVDDVHSDRLDASPRPTIYRPLSQWPNGSMFVMLRTALPPASVAASARAAVRSIDPGVPLSQVRPMREVVRTSVADERFTSMLITGFALLAALLAVSGVYSVISYALARRAREIGIRLALGAQPGDVFRSAIGEGALLAGAGVAVGLLGAVAVTRVLASRLFAVSTLDAAVFLLSAFLVAAAAIASCWLPAWRATRVSPAGALQHE